A genome region from Arachidicoccus soli includes the following:
- the tnpA gene encoding IS200/IS605 family transposase, whose amino-acid sequence MSQKSNYQSTNRSKHYLKCHLIFVCKYRKAMLVGQLNDDVKRIFLSIAENSDFEIEVMETDTDHVHFLIRYIPRLSIVQIVRRLKQESTRQLWLLHGKILRKQYWYQKLLWSDGYFVCSIGEASPETVRQYILSQG is encoded by the coding sequence ATGTCTCAAAAATCTAACTACCAGTCCACCAATCGTTCAAAGCACTACTTAAAATGCCATCTCATTTTTGTTTGTAAGTACCGTAAGGCAATGCTTGTCGGTCAGCTTAATGATGATGTTAAGCGTATCTTTCTCTCTATCGCTGAAAATTCAGATTTTGAAATTGAAGTGATGGAGACAGATACAGACCATGTACATTTCCTTATTCGCTACATTCCTCGCCTGTCTATTGTGCAAATTGTTCGCAGGTTAAAGCAGGAAAGCACTCGTCAGTTGTGGTTGCTGCATGGCAAAATACTCCGTAAGCAATATTGGTATCAGAAATTACTTTGGTCGGATGGCTATTTCGTTTGTTCCATTGGTGAAGCATCACCTGAAACAGTCAGGCAATACATCCTTTCACAAGGTTAA
- a CDS encoding RNA-guided endonuclease TnpB family protein, with protein MLKAYKYCLLPTEEQKQQLAMFFGSCRFVFNLGLETKMQAWTTARKHLTCIDLANQMKELKDTEATWLQECPSQTLQMSLRNLDNAYTQFFKGGGFPKFKSKHRKQSIQFPQGVKTDFENSIIFLPKLKNVTCIFHRQFKGEIKTVTVSRTSTGKYFVSILVENQKQLPKKKPVMQKTTVGIDMGVKTFATLSDGTTFDNPKHLRNNLRRLRVEQRKLSRRFKRGAKEQSKNFLKQKLVVAKLHEHIKNQREDYLHKASTHIIRSYNSICLEDLNIKGMMQNEKLALAIGEVGWHKFKTMLEYKAEWYGKNILYIGRFQPSSKLCSHCGHIFKELSLKDRSWTCQSCGTHHERDENAALNIKTFGLRIKPSTVNVSH; from the coding sequence ATGCTCAAAGCCTACAAATATTGCCTCCTGCCTACCGAAGAACAAAAGCAACAACTGGCTATGTTCTTTGGTAGCTGTCGTTTTGTTTTCAATCTTGGACTGGAAACAAAAATGCAAGCATGGACTACCGCACGTAAGCATTTAACCTGTATAGACCTTGCGAACCAGATGAAGGAACTGAAAGACACCGAAGCAACATGGTTGCAGGAGTGCCCTTCACAAACGCTTCAAATGAGTTTGAGAAACTTAGACAATGCCTACACCCAATTCTTTAAAGGTGGCGGCTTCCCTAAGTTTAAATCAAAGCATCGCAAACAATCCATACAGTTTCCGCAAGGTGTGAAAACAGACTTTGAGAACAGTATCATCTTCCTCCCGAAGCTGAAAAATGTAACCTGTATTTTTCATCGCCAATTTAAAGGCGAGATTAAAACAGTAACCGTTTCCAGGACTTCAACAGGCAAATACTTCGTAAGCATACTGGTTGAGAACCAAAAGCAGTTGCCGAAGAAAAAACCTGTAATGCAGAAAACAACCGTTGGAATAGATATGGGCGTGAAAACTTTTGCTACCCTTTCAGACGGAACAACCTTTGACAATCCAAAGCATCTAAGAAATAATCTTAGAAGGCTTCGGGTAGAACAAAGAAAGTTGAGCCGTAGATTTAAAAGGGGTGCGAAGGAGCAAAGCAAAAACTTCCTGAAACAAAAACTGGTAGTTGCTAAACTTCACGAACACATCAAAAACCAACGTGAGGACTACTTACACAAAGCAAGTACGCACATCATTCGTTCTTACAACAGCATTTGCCTTGAAGATTTAAACATCAAAGGCATGATGCAAAACGAAAAACTTGCCCTTGCTATTGGTGAAGTAGGATGGCACAAATTCAAAACGATGCTGGAATACAAAGCCGAATGGTACGGAAAGAATATCCTGTACATCGGCAGGTTTCAACCATCGTCCAAATTGTGTTCACATTGCGGACATATTTTCAAAGAACTAAGTTTGAAGGACAGGTCTTGGACTTGTCAATCATGCGGCACTCATCACGAAAGAGATGAAAATGCCGCTTTGAATATTAAAACATTCGGGCTTCGGATAAAGCCTTCAACCGTTAACGTGAGCCATTAG
- a CDS encoding type II toxin-antitoxin system HipA family toxin, producing the protein MSLPDIHFCPGTLKPGYETYSTTCLKRVFQGRKVSHILPYGSPSANLETNVLFEENRKRISISGVQEKFSVILDKNKLRLIDEGERGTYVLKPIPAAGRRPDQMPANEHLTMQLAGQVFGIETAENALIFFADGAHAYITLRFDVRADGSKWAQDDFASLAGRTPQTHGEHYKYQGNYLEIFELLKQYVPAYAIEAPKLLRILMFNYLFSNGDAHFKNFSLLETALGDYRLSPAYDLLNSRIHIHDHDFALDDGLLPPNLAQGKIMHQFSVLAGKADIGAKVFDRIAGKMLSGTSKVEELVQASFLDDTTKRNYLQAYQSRYKQLSKI; encoded by the coding sequence ATGAGTTTACCAGATATCCATTTTTGTCCGGGCACGCTGAAACCAGGCTATGAAACTTACAGTACCACCTGTCTGAAGCGGGTATTTCAGGGAAGAAAGGTCAGCCATATACTGCCTTACGGGTCGCCTTCCGCTAACCTGGAGACCAATGTGCTGTTCGAAGAGAACCGTAAACGGATATCAATCTCAGGGGTTCAGGAAAAATTTTCTGTTATCCTTGACAAAAACAAGTTAAGGCTGATTGATGAAGGCGAACGCGGGACCTATGTTTTGAAGCCGATACCAGCGGCTGGCCGTCGGCCCGATCAGATGCCGGCGAATGAGCACCTGACTATGCAGCTCGCCGGGCAGGTCTTCGGTATTGAAACAGCCGAGAACGCCCTAATTTTTTTCGCTGACGGTGCACATGCCTATATTACCCTACGCTTTGATGTCCGGGCCGACGGCAGTAAATGGGCACAGGATGATTTTGCCTCGCTGGCCGGTCGCACGCCACAGACTCATGGAGAGCATTACAAATATCAGGGGAATTACCTGGAGATTTTTGAGTTGCTGAAGCAATATGTGCCGGCCTATGCCATAGAGGCGCCGAAACTATTGCGGATATTGATGTTTAACTACCTGTTCTCCAATGGCGACGCACATTTTAAGAACTTTTCGCTGCTGGAAACAGCCCTGGGAGACTATCGCCTGAGTCCGGCGTACGACCTGCTGAACAGTCGCATTCATATCCATGATCATGACTTTGCACTGGACGACGGGCTCCTGCCACCGAACTTAGCGCAGGGTAAGATCATGCACCAATTTTCAGTATTAGCAGGGAAGGCTGATATCGGTGCTAAAGTATTCGACCGGATCGCAGGAAAAATGCTGTCTGGCACCAGCAAAGTGGAAGAACTGGTACAGGCATCATTTCTAGATGATACGACCAAAAGGAATTACCTGCAGGCCTACCAGAGCAGATATAAGCAACTGTCAAAAATCTAA
- a CDS encoding HipA N-terminal domain-containing protein, protein MRKAKVLFRGEEAGMLSQHDDGKFEFQYAGDWLEDAGKPGISLTLPKTTEVYRSAYLFPFFCNMLPEGSNKQVVCRLNRLDSDDYFGLLMATAINDTIGAVTIVKIENL, encoded by the coding sequence ATGAGAAAAGCAAAAGTGTTATTCAGAGGAGAAGAGGCCGGTATGTTGTCGCAGCATGACGACGGGAAATTTGAATTTCAATACGCAGGTGACTGGCTGGAAGATGCCGGCAAACCCGGCATTAGTCTGACGCTGCCTAAAACGACCGAAGTCTACCGGTCGGCCTACCTGTTTCCATTTTTCTGCAATATGCTGCCGGAAGGATCAAATAAGCAGGTCGTATGCCGGCTTAACCGGCTGGACAGTGATGATTATTTTGGTTTGCTGATGGCCACTGCAATAAATGATACGATCGGTGCGGTAACGATTGTTAAAATCGAGAATCTATGA
- a CDS encoding helix-turn-helix domain-containing protein: MYFSAIIETIKSRRDSLQVTQETLSELSGVAIGALKKFESGKGNPTLMTLKKLCDTLGLEITLNVKETVGP; this comes from the coding sequence ATGTACTTCTCAGCTATCATAGAGACCATCAAATCCAGGCGGGATTCCCTTCAGGTAACCCAGGAAACTTTATCCGAACTATCAGGCGTGGCAATCGGCGCTTTAAAAAAATTCGAGTCGGGCAAAGGGAATCCAACCTTAATGACGCTGAAAAAACTTTGCGATACGCTCGGCTTAGAGATCACATTGAACGTAAAAGAAACTGTTGGGCCATGA
- a CDS encoding IS1380 family transposase, producing the protein MTVTKIEFTDKEVTAHGGIILLQKMLEQMKFTHFLERTPLPQPGSNRGYDPVQIILQFIVSVWCGANRYEHLEVARFDGVLQQLFGWERMAGHRAFVRFFQKFTMKTNSRVFPAFYKWFFDNLSFDNYTLDFDSSVITRYGEQQGAAVGYNAKKPGRKSHHPLMAFVSDVQMVANFWLRSGDAHTANNFEAFMESTLANLQNKQIGLLRADSGFYSKKIFELLENRAAPVSYIIACPLYTTIQRHIQSQKTWLQLDNGIEICATHYQSPMWDAPRRLIIVRQEIAERPKATGKTLRLFEDDDIVSGYRHSCYITNLKLPAAEVWRLYRGRANCENQIKELKYDYAVDKMNQNSFDATETTMNFIMIAYNLMSLFKQVVIPTKAKPMLKTIRYTTLNIGSYIVKNGRDSVLKMSLQMKQRKWIRQLWANIDNIKQPFIIIDS; encoded by the coding sequence ATGACCGTTACCAAAATTGAGTTTACAGATAAGGAAGTGACCGCTCATGGAGGCATTATTTTGCTACAAAAGATGCTGGAACAAATGAAGTTTACCCATTTTTTGGAGCGGACTCCGTTGCCTCAGCCCGGCTCCAACAGAGGTTATGATCCTGTTCAGATTATTCTGCAGTTCATTGTTTCTGTTTGGTGTGGAGCTAATAGGTACGAGCATTTGGAAGTGGCCCGTTTCGATGGTGTTTTACAACAGCTATTCGGCTGGGAACGCATGGCGGGACATAGGGCCTTTGTAAGATTTTTTCAAAAATTTACCATGAAGACCAACAGCCGCGTGTTTCCGGCTTTCTACAAATGGTTTTTCGACAATCTTTCTTTTGACAACTATACTTTGGATTTTGATTCTTCCGTCATTACCCGTTATGGGGAGCAGCAAGGTGCAGCAGTAGGCTACAACGCGAAGAAGCCGGGCCGTAAGTCGCACCATCCGCTTATGGCTTTTGTGTCTGATGTGCAAATGGTGGCCAATTTTTGGCTCAGAAGTGGTGATGCACATACTGCCAACAATTTTGAGGCATTTATGGAGTCGACTTTGGCCAATCTTCAAAACAAACAAATTGGGCTGCTGAGGGCGGATAGCGGATTTTATTCCAAGAAAATATTTGAACTTTTGGAAAACAGGGCTGCCCCTGTTTCCTATATCATAGCCTGTCCCCTGTACACTACCATTCAGCGGCATATTCAAAGCCAAAAGACATGGCTACAGCTTGACAATGGTATCGAAATTTGTGCTACGCATTACCAATCACCTATGTGGGACGCACCCCGAAGATTGATAATAGTTAGGCAAGAAATAGCAGAAAGGCCTAAGGCTACCGGCAAAACATTACGACTGTTTGAAGATGACGATATAGTGTCAGGTTATCGGCACAGCTGCTATATAACCAACCTAAAACTCCCTGCCGCAGAGGTTTGGAGACTATATAGAGGTAGGGCCAATTGTGAAAATCAAATCAAAGAACTCAAATATGATTATGCAGTAGACAAGATGAATCAAAACAGTTTTGACGCTACAGAAACTACTATGAATTTTATCATGATAGCCTATAATTTAATGAGCTTGTTTAAACAGGTAGTGATTCCTACCAAAGCAAAACCCATGCTTAAAACGATCAGATACACTACTTTAAACATTGGAAGCTACATCGTGAAAAATGGCAGGGACAGCGTGCTCAAAATGTCTTTACAGATGAAACAACGAAAATGGATTAGGCAACTCTGGGCTAACATCGACAACATCAAACAACCATTCATAATTATTGATTCATAG
- a CDS encoding alpha-L-rhamnosidase: protein MNTFFRKIFSFIVLAFSISICWAQKPSIHNLKCDYLKNPIGIDNVHPRFMWQIEDSNPNISQLAYQIIVGTDSLDVLKGKGNSWQTAKVNLSNNLVVYQGKQLQPFTKYYWRVASWLNANKSFISTISSFETGMLSETNWKGFWISDGEDIHLKPAPYFRKLFTAEKKIKSARAYISAAGLYELYINGNKVGNHRLDPAYTRFDRRTLYVTYDVTKNLQAGKNAIGVILGNGWYNFQSKAVWDYERAPWRNRPAFCLDLRITYEDGSIETISSDETWKTSLGPIVFNSIYTGEHYDARLEQPGWNTVNFDDSKWKNVIYRKAPGEYISAQSMQPIRNVQEIKPVSMQRINDSTYVYNLGRNIAGVTQVTLDGDSGTIVHVIHSEFLDKNGYPDQSNVDYFLSKDTWSYDPFGTDIYILNGKGPETFMPRFDYKGFQYIEVKADRPISLKKENLVAYFMHSDVANIGNIDCSNNLLNKIYAATNASYLSNLFGYPTDCPQREKNGWTGDAHIASETGLYNFDAITIYEKWLRDMRDEQQPNGVLPSIVPSDGWGYEWGNGPDWTSAIAIIPWNVYLFYGDTKILSDNYENIKRYVNHIAYLYPDGLTTWGLGDWAPLKSTTPVELTSSVYYYVDVTILAKTAKILHQQVDYKKYEALATKIKNAINSKYLNKEKAIYAEGNQTELSVPLFWGIVPDDLKKRVAENLAQAVAANNNHLDVGILGAKAILGALSENGQAETAYRLAAQKTFPSWGWWIVNGATTLYENWDITKKRDLSLNHIMFGQIGAWLFKGIGGIRVDEQHPGFKNVLLEPHFMDSLTYFTAEHTSPYGKIISAWQRKGNVIYYDVTIPANSTATINFPIRKGQSVYLDKVSIKNTQAYHITSGKYKFRIE, encoded by the coding sequence ATGAATACATTCTTTAGAAAAATATTTTCTTTTATTGTCTTAGCATTTTCTATTTCTATTTGCTGGGCACAAAAGCCTTCTATCCATAATTTGAAATGTGATTATCTCAAAAACCCTATAGGCATAGATAATGTACATCCTCGGTTTATGTGGCAGATAGAAGATTCAAATCCCAATATATCTCAATTGGCGTATCAGATCATTGTGGGTACAGATTCTTTGGATGTCTTAAAGGGAAAAGGAAATAGCTGGCAGACTGCTAAAGTCAATTTGTCCAATAATCTGGTGGTTTATCAAGGTAAACAGTTGCAACCATTTACTAAATATTATTGGCGAGTTGCTTCATGGTTAAATGCGAATAAGTCATTTATTTCTACTATTTCCTCTTTTGAAACAGGTATGTTATCGGAAACGAATTGGAAAGGGTTTTGGATAAGTGATGGAGAAGATATTCACCTCAAACCTGCGCCTTATTTTAGGAAGTTATTTACTGCGGAGAAAAAAATAAAATCTGCACGTGCTTACATTAGTGCTGCAGGTTTATATGAATTATATATCAATGGCAATAAAGTGGGCAATCATCGTTTAGATCCTGCATATACCCGTTTTGATCGCCGAACCTTATATGTGACTTACGATGTTACTAAAAATCTACAAGCAGGCAAAAATGCGATTGGCGTTATATTAGGTAACGGTTGGTACAATTTTCAATCCAAAGCCGTCTGGGATTATGAGCGCGCACCTTGGCGAAACCGACCCGCCTTTTGTCTGGATTTGAGAATTACTTACGAGGATGGTTCTATCGAGACAATTAGCTCAGATGAAACTTGGAAAACATCGCTCGGCCCAATTGTTTTTAATAGTATTTACACCGGGGAGCATTATGATGCTAGATTAGAACAGCCGGGATGGAATACAGTAAATTTTGATGATAGTAAATGGAAAAATGTTATCTATAGAAAAGCACCCGGCGAATATATCTCTGCTCAAAGTATGCAGCCGATTAGGAATGTGCAAGAAATAAAACCGGTAAGCATGCAGCGGATAAATGATTCCACCTATGTCTATAATTTAGGAAGAAATATTGCTGGTGTTACGCAAGTGACTTTAGATGGAGATTCTGGTACAATAGTCCATGTTATTCATTCGGAATTTTTGGATAAAAATGGCTATCCCGATCAATCCAACGTAGATTATTTTTTATCAAAAGATACCTGGAGTTACGATCCCTTTGGGACCGACATTTATATCCTTAACGGAAAGGGTCCAGAAACTTTCATGCCGCGTTTTGATTACAAAGGATTTCAATATATTGAGGTTAAAGCAGATAGACCCATCTCTTTAAAGAAAGAAAATCTTGTCGCCTATTTTATGCATAGTGATGTAGCCAACATAGGAAATATAGACTGTTCCAACAATTTGCTCAACAAAATATATGCAGCTACGAATGCATCTTATTTGTCAAATCTTTTTGGTTATCCAACTGATTGCCCGCAGCGCGAAAAGAATGGCTGGACAGGAGATGCACACATCGCCAGTGAGACGGGCTTGTATAATTTTGATGCTATTACTATTTATGAAAAATGGTTGAGAGATATGCGTGATGAGCAACAACCCAATGGTGTATTGCCCTCTATTGTTCCTTCCGATGGTTGGGGATACGAATGGGGCAACGGTCCCGACTGGACTAGTGCAATTGCCATTATTCCCTGGAATGTCTATTTGTTTTATGGCGATACCAAAATACTCAGCGATAATTATGAAAATATCAAACGCTATGTAAACCATATCGCCTATTTATATCCGGATGGATTAACCACTTGGGGACTCGGTGATTGGGCACCTCTAAAATCGACAACGCCGGTAGAATTGACGTCTTCGGTTTATTATTATGTAGATGTGACGATATTGGCAAAAACTGCGAAAATATTACATCAGCAAGTAGATTATAAGAAGTATGAAGCATTGGCGACCAAAATAAAAAATGCTATCAACAGCAAATATTTGAATAAGGAAAAAGCCATCTATGCCGAAGGTAATCAAACAGAATTAAGTGTGCCTTTATTCTGGGGGATTGTGCCTGATGATTTAAAGAAAAGAGTTGCCGAAAATCTTGCACAGGCAGTTGCCGCAAATAATAACCATTTAGATGTGGGTATTCTTGGGGCCAAAGCCATATTGGGCGCTTTGAGCGAAAATGGACAAGCAGAAACGGCTTATCGTTTGGCAGCTCAAAAAACATTTCCTTCCTGGGGTTGGTGGATTGTAAATGGAGCCACCACCTTATATGAGAACTGGGATATTACCAAGAAAAGAGACTTATCCTTGAACCATATTATGTTTGGACAAATAGGCGCTTGGCTATTCAAAGGAATAGGGGGTATAAGAGTTGACGAGCAACATCCCGGATTTAAAAATGTGCTGCTTGAACCGCACTTTATGGATAGCTTGACTTATTTTACTGCTGAACATACAAGCCCCTACGGCAAGATAATTTCCGCATGGCAAAGGAAAGGGAATGTTATTTATTATGATGTTACAATACCAGCAAATTCTACTGCCACTATTAATTTTCCAATAAGGAAAGGTCAATCAGTTTATTTGGATAAAGTCTCTATAAAAAATACACAAGCCTATCATATCACATCTGGTAAGTATAAGTTTAGGATTGAATGA
- a CDS encoding transposase yields MHGSTLRKQYWYQHFFWSDGYFVCSIGEASPETIRQYILLQG; encoded by the coding sequence TTGCACGGCAGCACACTCCGTAAGCAATATTGGTATCAGCATTTTTTTTGGTCGGATGGTTACTTTGTCTGTTCAATAGGTGAAGCATCGCCTGAAACTATCCGTCAATACATATTATTACAAGGGTAA
- a CDS encoding FGGY family carbohydrate kinase, translating to MNKRKYILAIDQGTSSTKSLIFDASGQVVAKGVQALKTSYFDNGFVEQDPEEIYQNVLSSLKKCLDDFTCNDYSIEDIAVAGISNQRETFVLWDKSGRPLHPAVVWQCKRSIQVCEDLKQRGLSSVVQQKTGLIIDPYFSATKLIWLFQNNEKIKTAIQSGDAYFGTIDCWLLYKFTNGNSYLTDHTNASRTMLFNIHSLEWDEEIVKEFGLTGIRLPQIKTSSAHFGYSTFNGLFAKEIAIAAMIGDSHAAAFGEGCFDAGTAKATLGTGCSILMNIGDKPLHSQNGMITTINWSTEEKISFALEGVIVSCGATIEWLKNELQLFSESKETEIMARAVEDNGGVYLVPAFSGLGSPHWQMERKASISGMSFGTSKNHIVRAALESISFQIKDVISAMESDTFISLKELMTNGGLSSNEFVMQLLTDLLNKPVYNSNMSDVSALGAAYMAGIQSGIFKDINYLRTIDNHKKEFTPASDNIALNKSYKGWLKAIANNI from the coding sequence ATGAATAAAAGAAAATACATTCTTGCAATTGATCAAGGAACAAGTTCAACAAAATCTTTAATTTTTGATGCAAGTGGCCAAGTTGTAGCCAAAGGTGTGCAGGCTTTGAAGACGTCTTATTTTGATAATGGATTTGTAGAACAGGATCCTGAAGAAATTTATCAAAATGTTTTATCCTCTCTAAAAAAATGCCTGGATGATTTTACCTGTAATGATTATTCAATTGAGGATATTGCCGTTGCTGGTATTTCAAATCAAAGAGAAACTTTTGTTCTGTGGGATAAAAGTGGAAGACCTTTGCATCCTGCTGTAGTTTGGCAGTGCAAGCGATCTATTCAGGTTTGTGAAGATCTGAAACAAAGAGGTTTGTCATCAGTAGTACAACAAAAAACAGGATTAATTATTGACCCTTATTTTTCTGCGACCAAGTTGATATGGTTGTTTCAAAATAATGAGAAGATTAAAACGGCTATTCAAAGCGGTGACGCATATTTTGGGACAATAGATTGCTGGCTCTTATATAAATTTACTAACGGAAATAGTTATCTGACAGATCATACAAACGCATCAAGAACCATGTTGTTCAATATTCATTCCTTAGAATGGGATGAAGAGATTGTAAAAGAATTTGGATTGACCGGTATTCGACTACCGCAAATAAAGACATCCTCAGCCCATTTTGGATATTCCACGTTTAATGGACTTTTTGCAAAAGAAATTGCAATTGCCGCGATGATAGGCGATTCTCATGCCGCGGCCTTCGGAGAAGGTTGTTTTGATGCGGGAACTGCTAAAGCAACTTTGGGAACAGGCTGTAGTATTTTAATGAATATAGGAGATAAGCCGCTGCATTCACAAAATGGAATGATTACTACAATTAACTGGAGTACGGAAGAAAAGATAAGCTTTGCATTGGAAGGTGTTATCGTGAGTTGTGGTGCTACCATTGAATGGCTCAAAAACGAATTGCAATTGTTTTCTGAGAGTAAAGAGACGGAAATTATGGCAAGGGCAGTTGAAGATAACGGAGGCGTTTATTTGGTTCCAGCATTTAGCGGACTGGGTTCTCCTCATTGGCAGATGGAGAGAAAGGCTTCTATCTCTGGAATGAGCTTTGGTACTTCTAAAAATCATATTGTAAGGGCTGCGCTAGAATCCATCTCCTTTCAAATTAAAGATGTGATTAGTGCTATGGAAAGTGATACATTCATTTCTTTAAAAGAACTCATGACAAATGGCGGACTTTCATCCAATGAATTTGTAATGCAATTGCTCACAGATTTATTGAATAAACCAGTCTATAACAGTAATATGTCTGATGTATCCGCTTTGGGTGCAGCATATATGGCCGGAATACAATCGGGGATATTTAAGGATATCAATTATTTAAGAACGATCGACAATCATAAGAAAGAATTTACACCTGCATCAGATAATATTGCATTAAACAAATCCTATAAAGGCTGGTTAAAAGCAATTGCAAATAATATCTAG
- a CDS encoding ABC transporter permease produces the protein MVKTNHINYIKKLQTFIALLLLCIVLSLLSDKFFTVENSLNILRQTAVNICVATGMTVVILTAGIDLSVGSVLALCGAIAAGLLKNGIALKWSDTFIGFTVLGVVLAGIVIGYIIGLFNGFVITKFKVPPFVATLAMLTIARGLTMLYTHGQPISNLGSKFDYIGEGSFIGLPVPVWIAAIVVLFTIFLMRKTKLGRYVYAIGGNETAARFSGINIPKITMIVYAFAGACAGIAGLIVTARLDSAQPNAGTSYELDAIAAVVIGGTSLNGGRGTILGTVIGAVIIGVLNNGLVLLNVSPFWQEVVKGSVILLAVIVDKLGHPKD, from the coding sequence ATGGTAAAAACAAATCACATAAATTATATAAAAAAGCTTCAGACATTCATAGCTTTATTGCTGCTGTGTATTGTGTTGAGTCTTCTTTCAGATAAATTTTTTACTGTAGAAAACAGCTTAAATATTTTAAGGCAGACTGCAGTGAATATTTGTGTTGCGACAGGCATGACTGTGGTAATACTTACCGCGGGAATCGATTTGTCTGTGGGGTCAGTACTAGCTCTTTGTGGCGCTATTGCCGCCGGATTATTGAAAAATGGTATTGCTTTAAAATGGTCTGATACTTTTATTGGTTTTACTGTCTTAGGTGTTGTATTAGCCGGAATAGTTATCGGCTATATTATTGGGTTGTTTAATGGATTTGTAATTACCAAATTCAAAGTGCCTCCTTTTGTTGCCACACTGGCCATGCTCACAATTGCCCGAGGTCTGACTATGTTATATACACATGGTCAGCCAATAAGTAATCTTGGGTCAAAGTTTGATTATATCGGGGAAGGTTCATTTATTGGGTTGCCCGTACCAGTCTGGATTGCCGCGATAGTTGTACTCTTTACTATTTTTCTGATGCGAAAGACGAAGCTCGGCCGTTATGTTTATGCAATTGGCGGTAACGAAACAGCTGCAAGATTCTCAGGCATTAATATTCCAAAAATAACCATGATTGTCTACGCTTTTGCAGGCGCTTGCGCCGGAATCGCCGGGCTTATAGTAACTGCTCGTTTAGATTCTGCGCAACCAAATGCCGGTACAAGTTATGAACTAGATGCTATTGCTGCAGTGGTGATTGGCGGTACTTCTTTAAATGGAGGCAGGGGAACTATTTTAGGTACTGTTATTGGAGCTGTAATTATTGGAGTCTTGAATAATGGGTTAGTGCTTTTAAATGTTTCACCTTTCTGGCAAGAGGTTGTCAAAGGATCTGTTATACTGTTGGCTGTGATTGTAGATAAACTGGGGCATCCCAAAGATTAA